In a genomic window of Punica granatum isolate Tunisia-2019 chromosome 6, ASM765513v2, whole genome shotgun sequence:
- the LOC116212155 gene encoding uncharacterized protein LOC116212155, whose translation MCCALVWVMQRLRQYTLYHTIRLLSKADSLKYLLDSPSSMQNIAKWRCQLTEYDIEYVSRTSVKGQAIADHLTEFPIEDSTPINPDFPNEGILQVEGEEEKPGWKMYFDGAVNSAGSGIGAVLISPDERYYPVAAKIDFPCTNNAAEYETCILGLQAAIDFKATIGSPWRLIA comes from the exons ATGTGTTGTGCgctggtgtgggtcatgcagaggctccgacaatacacacTCTATCATACGATTCGCTTACTGTCGAAGGCGGACTCCCTGAAGTATTTACTTGATAGCCCGTCCTCCATGCAGAACATCGCTaaatggcgttgtcagttAACGGAGTATGACATTGAGTACGTATCCCGCACCTCGGTTAAGGGGCAGgcgatcgcggatcatttgacagaattcccaattgaagataGCACGccgatcaatcccgacttcccgAACGAGGGAATTCTCCAAGTAGAGGGTGAGGAGGAAAAACCAgggtggaagatgtactttgacggtgccGTCAATTCCGCGGGGTCCGGCATCGGCGCAGTattgatatccccggacgaaCGCTACTACCCAGTGGCGGCAAAAATTGACTTCCCATGCACCAATAATGCGGCCGAGTACGAGACATGCATCCTCGGCCTACAAGCGgcgatcgacttcaag GCTACTATTGGttcaccatggagactgattgcgTGA
- the LOC116212154 gene encoding uncharacterized protein LOC116212154, whose protein sequence is MEETIRALQAGDACPDACYGDCSLFPTMRLPPKFKIPEFKTYEGTTDPRHHLRHYRGKILQYWEYEEFVIHSFQDSLSRSALDWLMSLTAEDIPTWEDLSRKFTDQYRYCAEAPPTLLELSTKEMARGQRFEEYATKWRSQAAKHIPPISEAQQIQLFHSTLRGLPPSPHTRLNIGLNPLPNRSTIPRRRLHPYLRRRHQSSTIMLLLCPKPLNTNPQLLKPLSRRNESCPRKVNRAVQHHRDPADNTRPYRFRLPTSTGKFARRSEQ, encoded by the exons ATGGAAGAGACAATACGGGCCCTACAAGCGGGTGATGCTTGTCCCGACGCATGCTACGGCGACTGCAGCCTATTCCCGACTATGCGACTGCCCCCAAAGTTCAAGATCCCAGAGTTCAAGACTTATgagggcacgacggatccgcgCCACCATCTCCGCCACTACCGGGGAAAGATACTGCAATACTGGGAgtacgaggagtttgtcattCACTCCTTCCAAGATAGCCTGTCgagatcggccctcgattggttgaTGTCACTGACGGCCGAAGACATTCCGACGTGGGAAGACCTATCTCGGAAGTTCACCGATCAATATCGATACTGCGCGGAAGCACCTCCCACCCTCCTGGAGTTAAGCACCAAAGAGATGGCGAGAGGCCAGaggttcgaggaatacgcCACCAAATGGCGCAGCCAAGCGGCGAAGCACATCCCCCCGATTAGCGAAGCACAACAGATTCAGCTGTTCCACTCTACGCTGAGAGGG CTTCCTCCTTCGCCCCACACGCGCCTCAATATCGGCCTCAACCCCCTACCCAACCGATCTACTATTCCACGCCGCCGCCTCCACCCCTATCTACGGCGCCGTCACCAGTCGTCCACCATTATGCTCCTACTCTGTCCTAAGCCCCTCAATACCAACCCCCAGCTCCTAAAGCCTCTCAGCCGACGCAACGAGTCCTGCCCCCGCAAAGTCAACAGGGCGGTGCAGCACCATCGCGACCCCGCCGACAATACCCGACCCTACCGGTTCCGCCTTCCCACATCTACCGGCAAATTCGCGAGAAGGTCGGAACAATAG